One stretch of Caloenas nicobarica isolate bCalNic1 chromosome 4, bCalNic1.hap1, whole genome shotgun sequence DNA includes these proteins:
- the PPP1R3B gene encoding protein phosphatase 1 regulatory subunit 3B, producing MHCTRVLDYFPHKQAMAVDVAMQLYLCSSPLRREKCTCKIAPTPTKPLRPCIQLSSKTVLNGPEAAANSFAHNKVKKKVSFADSRGFALTMVKVFSEFDDPLDIPFNITELIDNIVGLTTVERDSFVLDFVQPSVDYLDFRNRLQADCVCLENCMLKERSVVGTVKVKNLAFEKTVKIRMTFDTWKNFVDYPCQYVKDTYGGSDRDTFSFDISLPEGIQSHERVEFAISFECNGKVYWDSNRGTNYRIIRSELKSAQEAVRPPQGPDFGSAFDQFGSPRCSYGLFAEWPSYSGYEKLGPYY from the exons ATGCACTGCACCAG AGTATTAGACTATTTTCCTCACAAACAAGCAATGGCTGTGGATGTAGCAATGCAGCTATACCTATGTTCTTCACCCTTGCGAAGAGAGAAGTGTACCTGCAAAATTGCTCCGACGCCAACCAAGCCATTGCGGCCCTGCATCCAGCTGAGCAGCAAGACTGTGCTGAATGGACCAGAAGCGGCAGCAAACTCCTTTGCACACaacaaagtgaagaaaaaggtGTCATTTGCAGATAGCAGAGGCTTCGCCCTGACGATGGTGAAGGTGTTCTCGGAGTTTGACGATCCACTAGATATTCCTTTCAACATCACTGAGCTGATAGACAACATTGTGGGCCTGACAACAGTGGAGAGGGACAGCTTTGTCCTGGATTTTGTTCAGCCTTCTGTGGACTACCTGGACTTCAGAAACCGCCTCCAGGCAGACTGTGTTTGCCTTGAAAACTGTATGCTAAAGGAGCGATCCGTTGTGGGAACAGTGAAGGTGAAGAACCTCGCTTTTGAAAAGACTGTGAAGATCAGGATGACATTTGACACCTGGAAAAACTTTGTAGATTACCCGTGCCAGTATGTCAAGGATACGTACGGAGGGTCAGATCGGGACACGTTTTCCTTTGACATCAGCTTGCCGGAGGGAATTCAATCCCACGAACGAGTAGAGTTTGCCATCTCCTTTGAGTGCAATGGGAAGGTGTACTGGGATAGCAACAGGGGCACAAATTACAGGATCATACGGTCAGAACTGAAGTCTGCCCAGGAAGCTGTCCGCCCGCCCCAGGGCCCTGACTTCGGTAGCGCCTTTGACCAGTTTGGGAGCCCTCGCTGCTCCTACGGCCTCTTTGCCGAGTGGCCCAGCTATTCAGGCTATGAGAAGCTGGGGCCTTACTATTGA